DNA sequence from the Rhizoctonia solani chromosome 14, complete sequence genome:
CATCCCGTATCAACCGTGCATACACCTCATCTGCCACAAACGGCGCATCATCGTCCACCACAGACCACATGGTTGCAATCACACTCCGATATCCGGCCATGAGCATGCCAGACGCGAGATGTATGGCTTCGTCCGGTAGCGTTTCATCTCCCGTCGCAGTCTGACAAGCTGATAGGAAGGCCAGACCTTTGTCCTTGAATGACCTTCGGTTTATCAACGCGAGATCTAAAATACCATCATGGAGGAAGAATCCACTCTCGGTTGGATCCTGTACACTCTGGTGAGCGTGACAAGCGAGATGAACCCAGTCATGCTGCTCCATCGCGTTGAGTACTGTCATCGTAGTCGCTTGACTTCCCGAAAGCTTCGAGTGGTTCACTCTCCCTTTCATGTGGCCTACGATATACTCGAGCTCTTTAATGGTGCCTGGAAGCTGCTGATGACCCGGTGTAGCCTCTTGGCCAATGATAAGCACTCGGGAGTTACGACGCAATGTGCTAGTGGTTGTATTGAGTAGAGCAGCCAGAGTGGGCGTGTAAGATGATATGACATAGTCAAACACTCTCGACCCTGGCTGTTCGTAATCACCAGCAGCATGCAGCGGCAAGAACGACAATATCCCAGTCGGACACCATGTTATATGAGGCATATTTTCAGTAGCTATACCAGGATTATTCTACGGAGATATATTCAAGTTGAGCAAGATACTGATATTATGCGTGTGGGCTACCCAAACGTACTGTATATCCAAGGAAGTCCAGTACGGGTTTAACAAtgttgtaccataggtccgaAAGTGCGCTTTGGAAGtccacttcttcctcttttaCAGGCCGGCGCTCGACCCCCCGCTCATTTGATCGCCTACTCCTAATAGATTTCTCCATTTCGGAGCGAAATTTATGAGCCTTCACGCCAGTAAAATCGGGAAGAGGAATGTGAATAATATCCTCGCACCCGGGTATGAGAAGAAGCGCATCACAATGAACTTCAAAGCAGTTAATGACAGCGATGGGTCCGTATCGAGCAGCATGGAGTAAGACATCAGATTTAGCTGGTCTAAGAAAGTTCTTGAACCCAGCTTGATTGCGTACTTGAGCTAGCAGCTCATCATATTGTCTAGCTAGGTGTTGTCGAAGCTCCAATGTGTTCGCCTCAGATATATTTCTCATGTGTGGGGAATCAGAGCTTGCATAGCGGAGCCTTTTGGCAGCTTCCTGGAGCTGATTACCAAGATATGGATATGACGATTTGAGGTCGTCCAGCGGGGATCGAAGCATTAGACTTTGGCTCCATACGACGCATCGTGTATGCTCAAGCCATTCAAGGGCCAGGCTGCCCTCCGACGCCCGGATAGCGGCACATCCAGCTATTACAGGTAGCCCTTCTGCCAACGACAAGTCATAGTATCGCTGGCTGGTAGTGGCGCCAAGCCAGATGAATTGAGGAAGAAAGTCGATGGTCACACGGAAAGCTTCAATGCAGCTAAGATGGCCAAATGTCCgagcaaaccgtgcccaaaTGACTGCATAGTTAAACAATTCACGTGGTGCGCTATTCGGTAGTCGGGAGGCTTCGCGGAACAAGTCCATTGAGGTATTCAAGTAGGAGGGATCACTCGTATGCTGATATGCAAGGCGGTAGTTCGTGGCCCAACAGAAGTGCCGCAAGGACAGACCCGGGTGCCCCTCAGGAGTGAGTGTGAGTGCAATATCGTCGTATTCGATAGCTTTCTCTAAGCTGACCCATTCACCGATGTGTCTATATTGACTCCTGTATGCCACTCCAAGAGCAGCATAACGGTGTCGGAGGTCTGTGTGACCGTTGGGGGTGAGCCCGAGTGCGTGTGAGAGATGTTCGATTGCTTTTTTGAAGTCAGCGGATTCGCCTAGGGAGTCGTATTGATCACTATATGAGACTCCGAGAGTAGTGTACCAGTATGACAAATTTGAGTGATCCTCAGGGGTGAGCAAGAGAGCAGATGTCATGTGTTCAATTGATGTCTGGATATCTGCGGGTTCTCTCAAACGGCTATACCACGTAAGATATGCTACCCCTAAATTCCCATACCGTAGTGGCAAGTCAGGATGACTGTCAGGGGTGAATGTGAGTGTGTATAAGGCATGTTCGATGCTTTTGTCGAGGTTGGCAAGTTCGCCTAAGCGTTTGTATCGATCGCCGTGTGCTGCCCCTAGGTTTGTGTGTCGTGCTGACGAATGTGGATGGCAGTTGGGAGTCAGCGCAACTGCACGGGAGTGGTATTCTATTGCCTTCTCAAGGGCATCAAGCTTTCCTGTGCGTCGGTACGGGGCAGAATATGACACTCCCATGTCTGCCTGCCGGCGTGAGAAGTCTGGATGATTGCCAGGAGTAAGTAGAAGCGCATGGTGATCGCATTTGATTGATTTCTCCAGGTCACAGAACTTCCCCAAGCGGTGATATCGATCATAGTATGACACCCCAAGATTAGAATACCGATCTGGTAGGTCTGGGTGATTGTTAGGTGTAAGTTTGAGTGCAGAAGAGTGGCTTTTGATAGCTTTGTTGAGGTCGCCAATTCCGGCTAGGTGCCGATACTTATCCCGGTATGAAAGTCCGAGATTGgcatcactgtacaaggttaaaatactgaaaataagaatgtgCATTTAAGCAggaattgaactgaaatcaaggccaatgtatgctaactttaaataTTAATTCTCCCTTAGTCTGATTCGTACTAAGGAAAGCATACTGAcgttgtagttttcaggccaaattatactgaaaaaagatgtcttttactgatatactgattttcaagatcttatcacgcCATAGTCCATGTCTAACCGGCAAATCTGGATGCCCATTGGGAGTGAGTTCGAGTGCACATAAGCGGTGCTCTATTGCTTTCTCGAGGATGTCAAGCTCTCCTAGGCGTCTATATCGACTGTTGTATGTTCCCCCTAGATTAGCGATCAATGCTGGCAAATAGGAGCAATCTTTGGGAGCAAGTTCAACTGCACGAGTAATCCATTTCATTGATTCTTCAAGGTCATTAGGTTTTCCTAGGCGTCTGTATCGATCGCCGTACGACGCTCCTAGGTTAGAATGTCGGCGTGGTAGGTCTGGATGGTCGTTCGGGGTGAATGAAAGTGCACTATTCATGTACTCGATTGCCTTATCCGAGTCACTAGCCTCGCCCAGCCGTCGATAACGGTTGATATACGACGCCCCTAGATCAGCACACAAGCCTGACAAGTTCGAATGCTGATCGGGAGTTGCTGCAAGCGCGCGGGAGCAGTAAGCAATGGATTTTTCAATGTCTTACAGCTGCTGCAAGCGTTGAAATCGAACGTGGTAGCATCTTCCCGCATCAGCTAGTCAGATTGCGTGGCTTGGATGACCACCAGGAGTCAATTCAAGAGCACGAATAGAACAATCTACCGCTTTCTCCATGTCATTTAATTCTCCAAGGCGCTTAAATCGATCACTGTAGCAGGCTCCTAGCTGAGCGAGTCGTGTTTGGAGGTCTGGGTGTCCGTCTGGAGTGGAAGAAAATGTGTGTTTCGCATACTTCATTGCCTTGCCCATGTCACCCAGTTCTCCGAGACGACCAAGTCGATCAAGGTAAGACTTTCCTAAATCATACAGCTCTTCATGACCTATAAGCCCTAGCATGAGCGCACAGAGAATTCATATGGTAGGTGTCTTCGTACTCACTCAAATCCTCAATGGAGCGCCTAATGTCCGAGCCACATCCTTTGGATGCACTCCCAAGCCTTGTATCATTACTCAGGGCATTTGTGGCTGTACCTTCATTATTATTCTACGGTAGTTTAATTAGCTATCCTTTACAAAGCAGCAAGTTGTTTGTCGCAGAATGTCACCCACGTGCTTATCTCCGTAACGTACGATCCCAAAGTCCTCCATGTCCAGTGACCTCTTTCTCACGACTTCGAAATTATTTAACTCCGTAAACTTGTTGGAGACAAATACGTCGAGTTGGTATATATACAAGGCAACACAGATAAACTGAGCCAGGAAATCAATGCTATATATAAGCACCAATAGCGTCGCCCCTATCCAATGAACACACTCACCTGTACGTCCTGTGAAACTTGAAGGGTATATGTTTGGTTGCGTGGGTGTAGCCTCAATTGCTCTTGCTTTTGGTCCCGAGCCCTCCAGAATAATCAATTCGGCTGAGTTGTTACCGATAAGCTCTGGGATTATCTGAGATTCCGAAGATGATGAAAAACGTTGGATATGAATAATTGAATTGGAGGAATGTACTTGATGGTTGCAGCGCAGTGCTCACAGGCCTGGGTTCCTCTTCTCTTTTTAATACCAGGAGGCTGCGTACTGATCCAACTACGGTTTGCTATTGTTCGTGATGAATCGATCCTCGCATTTGTGTATAATCTTGGCAGTACCTCTATGCTAAGACTCGGGCTTTGTACATGATTCGATCAATATGCTGTAGACGCTTGTCACACACACATCAATTCATTAATCTCAATGGTCATCAGACGCTCATTAACCTTCTCCGCCATAGTCGCAGTTTGTCTTTGAGAACAAATTCGAAACGACGGGTCCTATGCACATTTCTTGACTATATTTTTGTTCATGCTATGGCCTTTATTGAATCTACACCTTCCCATCATTGTTCAGCCCTTCACTTACATGCTCCGATATCAAACTCACTTTTAAAAGAGCTACTAAACCCTCACACCTTTCTGGGACCTGTCATCCTGAGTTTGGTATTATCCTGGCGCCACTTCCCCCTGCCAAGTCTCGTGCTACTCAAATTCAAACGCTATATCTACATTCAAATTCATTTGAGTAGTTGACATGCCGGACTAGTTGAATAGTAGCATGGATCTCGTCATCCAATTCGTACATTGAGATAATCCTTCATGTTCTATACACGACAAAGGCCAGTGTTGACTGCATTGAATCATTAAACGTGCGTTGGTCATTGATGGAGTGCTTGCGTGAAAGGGCAATTTTGTTCCTCACTTTTAGCACCGGTTTGTTGGATCATCATGTGATTAACGATGCTTTCCGGCCAGACAAAGATTGCGGGACATTCATAGGGCGCAAATAGAAAAGGGATTTATGTTCCCACCGAGAACTACCCACGGTGTAAGTTGAATTCCATCTACTCGATTTGTCTTGGCCTCCCGCACGAATCCCACGACAACATTTAATTCATTTGTGTAGTCATAGTCCGAAAGACGTGCCTGGCGGGGGCCTGGTCATAATGAAGGTCGCATACAACAGCTGGCAAGGATCCTTAGGACCTGCTAATCTTGAGCCAGGGTCCCCATTGAAGCCTAGAGAAGAGGCTGAAGACTGTGCTGTCTGTATGATATGCCTCTCAGATTATCTTTTTTGCTTGGAATCAATGGCTAATATATGGTAGTGAATATATTTATTTGGAGTCACGGCAAGATCTAGGTAAATGAATCAGTCATATTGAGCACAGTAAGTGCCGTGATCCCTGGCTTGTGAGTGTTGTGATATAGACCTGAGTCCATCCCGCCAGCATTAACACGCGGCAAAAATAGGATCCTCTGGAATATGACGAACAGAGCTTACCATCGACCTCGCTTGGACCGATCCCGGCGCCTCATCTCAAGTAGGAAGTTGGTAGATAAGAGCCAGTAACCAACTCGACTTCCCGCACAAGCACAGAAGGTACAGAGCTCTAGAGACCGTTGGTCACAACGGTGAGGTGCCCGATTTTTGTGTTGTGAATTTAAACTTCCATACCAGTCATGTGCCATAATATCTCGAATAGATCACGCGCTTATGACTTGACAGGGACATTATCAAGAAAATAGGATAAATTACAATAGCGAATAAATCCCGATTATAGTAATGAAGGCTATGCCTTCATGTTAAGTAGCAGGTTTCGCAGCAGACTTAGTTGGGTCCCAAAAGTGGCGCACGCTCATCTTGGCCGTTGGCTGCGATGGGTCGGCCATAGTCGTCAATCCCGAGCTTGGTCTGGCGACGTTTCCAACGCAGACACATGAGCAAAAGCATGCCTTGCATGATTCCAGCTGCTGCATATGTTGCCCAAGATGTCCAGTCAGTACCCTCCCTGTGAACGAATATATCAATTAGAACTTGAGCTGTCAGTGGGAAAACACTGGGGATGGTTCTTGCCTGAGTGCAATGCTGAGAACCATCAGCACGGCTCCTGGAGTCTGAATACACATCATTGGAATACTCAGGGATCCAACGGTCTTAGCGTGCCATGTTCGATACAGTTGAGGGGTATACTGGACTAGGCAGAGTATGGTCGATGACAGCCCCAGGAATGTTGCCCAGGCGGTCACACGGCGGCTAGGAGGCGTAGTATTATCTCCCAGGTCGCGATCATCGTTGAGAACGACAAAGAAAGTAGTGAACAATGAGATGAGGCTATTCGGCATGGGTAAGTTTGTAAGAGCGGGAGTGCTACTGTCGTGGGTAAACTTACAAATGTGCTGCAACTATGCATGCTAACACGACGCTCATCTTCCATTCGCTTGTAGATTCTATATATTCgcccttaagcgctagtTCACATGTTTCACAGTCGCATTCTGGTGCATGCCCGGGGTGTGGCTGTGGCTTGATGGTGACGAATTTGAGGTGAGCGGGGAAGTAGAGGAGATAAAGTACGAAACTGTTCAAGTCAAGTTGGGTAAGCTTCGATATACGCAGGACACTCACATTCCAGAAAACATAAACCATTGGAAAAACACTTGAATAACGCCCAGAACAGACTCCAGACAAGCACCAGCTGTCTGTATGACGTATGAGCAGTTGAGTCGCAATTGAGATCAGAGGGGCGCACAATGTGTTTACAACATCGAACAAGGCCCCATTGCAATGTGAGACTAGCACCCAGTTATTAGTTTATTCCGCTGGCTACGACTGGGACTCACACGTTGATGAATCCCGCCGCCGCTGATGTACTTCCCAATAATAGATACCAAGGGCTCAGCCCTTCCGATGTCTTGTTTCTAATTATGATCGAATGCTAAAATGGCACTCAGTCGACTGAGATGGGGAGTGACGTCAAACAACTCACTTGAGGCACGTATGACAAAATGAGTCCTGTGATGAGTCCAGACGAAAGTACAAGGGTAAACAAGTCATGGTGCTACACAAGCATATTAATAGTTTTCCACAATATCTATTTTGGATGACATACCGGTTTACATCCTGTAGGTTGGTCCATCTTTCACAACCGAAGTGGTAGTTGAGAAGCGTCGAACTGAACCGCCATCATGACCAATCGGTGAGTCTCGTGATCGTGTGGTATTTGCAATTAAATAATAGATGAAACAACCATTATACCAATCATTTTTCTCTCCAAAATGGCTGTCCTTAGCTACGTCCTCAGTTATTGTAGCAGTGTCATATCCCCTGGTTAATTGTATTATTGGCCACCTTATATTTTGCCTGTTGGTTTTCAGAAGAATAGCTTTGCCAGCCCTTTTCTCTTTTCCCGCGTGGCGGTAGGCTAGTTCTATGCTGGATTTAATCACTAGTTGCATTAAATCACGATTGAAATTTAACACGAATTAGTACTTCGATATACTACGCCTCCATTTACATGAATGGTCCCAGTTGAAAACACGATGTCTGGCTGCGTATGATATGTCTTCAAACCCTCTACATTTCATTCTTTAAGTCAAGTGCGTAGTAAAAACACCTTGCTTTCTTATTCCATGTGTCCCAGTGCGCCCTTGGAAGAATCACATTTTAGATCGTTCTTTCCCGCGTTGTCCCACAGTTCCAGCCTACCCGCTCACAACATATGTTACGGACGTCAATTATGCACGTACAAGCGGGCCTATTGTCGTAC
Encoded proteins:
- a CDS encoding CHAT domain protein — its product is MAEKVNERLMTIEINELIPSLSIEIIPELIGNNSAELIILEGSGPKARAIEATPTQPNIYPSSFTGRTGDIDFLAQFICVALYIYQLDVFVSNKFTELNNFEVVRKRSLDMEDFGINNNEGTATNALSNDTRLGSASKGCGSDIRRSIEDLSHEELYDLGKSYLDRLGRLGELGDMGKAMKYAKHTFSSTPDGHPDLQTRLAQLGACYSDRFKRLGELNDMEKALMREDATTFDFNACSSSTPDQHSNLSGLCADLGASYINRYRRLGEASDSDKAIEYMNSALSFTPNDHPDLPRRHSNLGASYGDRYRRLGKPNDLEESMKWITRAVELAPKDCSYLPALIANLGGTYNSRYRRLGELDILEKAIEHRLCALELTPNGHPDLPVRHGLWRDKILKIICFPYDANLGLSYRDKYRHLAGIGDLNKAIKSHSSALKLTPNNHPDLPDRYSNLGVSYYDRYHRLGKFCDLEKSIKCDHHALLLTPGNHPDFSRRQADMGVSYSAPYRRTGKLDALEKAIEYHSRAVALTPNCHPHSSARHTNLGAAHGDRYKRLGELANLDKSIEHALYTLTFTPDSHPDLPLRYGNLGVAYLTWYSRLREPADIQTSIEHMTSALLLTPEDHSNLSYWYTTLGVSYSDQYDSLGESADFKKAIEHLSHALGLTPNGHTDLRHRYAALGVAYRSQYRHIGEWVSLEKAIEYDDIALTLTPEGHPGLSLRHFCWATNYRLAYQHTSDPSYLNTSMDLFREASRLPNSAPRELFNYAVIWARFARTFGHLSCIEAFRVTIDFLPQFIWLGATTSQRYYDLSLAEGLPVIAGCAAIRASEGSLALEWLEHTRCVVWSQSLMLRSPLDDLKSSYPYLGNQLQEAAKRLRYASSDSPHMRNISEANTLELRQHLARQYDELLAQVRNQAGFKNFLRPAKSDVLLHAARYGPIAVINCFEVHCDALLLIPGCEDIIHIPLPDFTGVKAHKFRSEMEKSIRSRRSNERGVERRPVKEEEVDFQSALSDLWYNIVKPVLDFLGYTNNPGIATENMPHITWCPTGILSFLPLHAAGDYEQPGSRVFDYVISSYTPTLAALLNTTTSTLRRNSRVLIIGQEATPGHQQLPGTIKELEYIVGHMKGRVNHSKLSGSQATTMTVLNAMEQHDWVHLACHAHQSVQDPTESGFFLHDGILDLALINRRSFKDKGLAFLSACQTATGDETLPDEAIHLASGMLMAGYRSVIATMWSVVDDDAPFVADEVYARLIRDGKIDNGEVGKALHYAVAELRDKIGEKEFNRWVPYIHVGS
- a CDS encoding PQ-loop repeat-containing protein 1, with translation MDQPTGCKPHHDLFTLVLSSGLITGLILSYVPQHSIIIRNKTSEGLSPWYLLLGSTSAAAGFINVLTLQWGLVRCCKHITAGACLESVLGVIQVFFQWFMFSGIFVLYLLYFPAHLKFVTIKPQPHPGHAPECDCETCELALKGEYIESTSEWKMSVVLACIVAAHFLISLFTTFFVVLNDDRDLGDNTTPPSRRVTAWATFLGLSSTILCLVQYTPQLYRTWHAKTVGSLSIPMMCIQTPGAVLMVLSIALRQEPSPVEGTDWTSWATYAAAGIMQGMLLLMCLRWKRRQTKLGIDDYGRPIAANGQDERAPLLGPN